Genomic segment of Arachis hypogaea cultivar Tifrunner chromosome 16, arahy.Tifrunner.gnm2.J5K5, whole genome shotgun sequence:
TTTTGGCACTAACATTACCAATATCACGATGACGAGTTGATGATACCTTTCATCAATGCTGCCTGGGAAATGGGAATGTTTCATTTGAATCACTTTCCaaatctctctctccccctttcaaaagacgtttaaaaaaaaatgaatatttcCATACATTgcacttcaataatcccaataaCAACACACATCTAAAATCACTGTAAAAtcattttagaaattttaaaattttttaaaaaattcaaaatcatcttacaaattttaaaatttaacaaaacgagatataaaaaaaattgaaaaaaaaatctaaaaactaaaaaaaaaacatctaaaactattaaaaaattaatccaAAACAGCGAAATatccaaaacataaaaaaaagcaTCCGAAACTTAGCGAGACTTAgcaaaaaaaaatgagatatccaaaaactttttaaattttttttgggagAGAACGTCAAttcaaattattataagagatattcaaaatctaataaaaaaatattttaaatcaaataataacAAACCTCCAAATTCATTgtaaattcattttaaaaattttaaaaatatttaaaaaaaattttataaaaaaaaacatccaaaatgtaacaaaataaagttcaaaatctaacaaaaacgaggtattcaaaattattttaaaaattctaaaacataataaaacaaaacataaaaaatctaaaaactaaacaagaaacatataaaattattaaaaaacccaaaaaacatccaaaacataagaaaaaaacatctaaaagttatgaaaaaaaatatccaaataaaaaaaGCTCAAGGAGTGATTGACGAGGCTGTGCGACACGAAGAGGGAACCGCGGTGGTCGAAGGCGCTGCTCGTTGTGACGAAGGGAACGGCGGTGGTCGACAAAAGAAAGTTGTGATGCGACATTGCTTCGTTCGCAATGGATGTGCGGACGATGAAAAGAGATTATAGTGCGACTTTGCGTGTGTGTAGCAGagggtgaatttgatgaagaagaagaaaaagagggagaagaagaaaagaaaattgagaaagaaaaaaacgACGTGTCCAACATAAAAATTGAATACATATTTTttgaaatgattttttttttaaattaaaaaagttgATTTAAGTTGGCTACTGCCAGTGGCGGAGTTTAACTAGGCAAATGGGGTGCCATGACcccccaaattttttataaaagagtTAGTAGTAGTtcttcaaaaaattaaaagtaattcaaTTAGTTAAAATGCTTTATTTTAACTAAGAGTACCTAGGTTTAATTCCTATCTAATGCTTTTATTGCATAATAATTTTTAGAGTGGGCCTTTGTTGGCTTTGCTTCTCATtctaaaattagatattttttatttatttaatttaatttttcgtatgataaaaaatattagaatatttaataagtattgatattattgtatttgtataaattgataaaaaaatcaataaatattgtaaattttaatatttatccttctattttttttacatattttacaggatatatattcaaatttttatacaaaataatgaagaaaaataaaaaaaaatgatgcattttttaagagaaagactaatattcaagaaggagaacatataacttctACAATATCAATACCTAtaaatagttcttctactttaatgaatcacgaaaaaagtgagatacaaccttaaaaaatttaaaaagttgcaTCAGATGAGTTTgactttaaatttttatattaaatttttaaccccaaaattttgtttcaagtttcGCCACCCCTATTTGCTATTGGCCTTGCAGTAACTTGATTCGAAATATTAGTAAAACGTATCTTGACTAATGACTATAAATAAGTTGGTGGGACAAtggagtttattttttatttttttttatttttttgcaataATTTTTAGTCGGACAGATCAAGGATTGTAAAAGGCGAAATTTATACCtctaatacttatttaaataaactaGGAGCTAATTACTAGAccgaataaattaccatttgtatctATAAAAGATACAGATGCTGACAAATGTccccatataagaataaaacgataaTTATAACTACGGAATATAGTTTTCGTATGCCAAGAGTACCCGAATGTTGGTTACATAATTAGTCCGTTAGGGTATTCTTGGTACACGGAAACTATCTTCTATAGATACAAttatcgttttattcttatatagaTATATTTATCAACGTTTGTATCTTTCATAAatacaaatgataatttattcttaTTAGACCAACCCAAtttgattataatttatttttgttcggTACCAAGTAGGGAAGTACCGCTgggttttcttttatatttttggtGGTTTCTCAATGCCCAACAAGCAGGAAAAATAATGTTTTTTTCCAAAAACGTTTCCTTCAGAAAACTCAGAATCGGTTTTATTTGTACTTTGAGTATTTTGTATTGttgaaattttatgaaataaAACAATAGAAACAAAAggcacaatattaaaaaaaaagttatgctagataactaataatttttttaaacaatatgaataactatcaattaaatcaaaacaattatacttttaaattattcacctaaattttaatattaaaataactatccaCACAttcgatatatctattattcacattattttttttttggtaaacatAGGGGCCTAAGCCCaaagaaagaaaattacaaatttatCAAACTACAAGAAGTTTGTATCTCTGCAGCATCTATTTGCAGCAAGTGCTTTATGTCCGCCGGTGGATTATCAATGAAATTGAATCCATATTGATGGTTAGTGCTGATTTTTCCAAGCCAATCTGCACATTGGTTAGTTTCTCTGTTTGCATACTGGAACTTAATTTCCCAAGAACGTTCTTTGTACTCTTCTATTTCCCTTAGAATTGGATCTATTGTTTTAGTTGATTGGTGTGTGTTGATTTCTTTTAAAACTTCTATGGCATCCATCTCCACAATCACCCTTCTCATTCCTAAATTCCATGCCATTTGTAATCCATATAGAACTGCCCACATTTCTGCTTGTGTTATCTGGCAGTATCCCAAGTTTGCAGTGAAACCCCCAATCCACTCCCCTTGTTGCGTTCTCAAAAGTCCCCCGCAACCCGCTTTCTTTGCTTCTTCTTTGACTGATCCATCGGTATTTAATTTCACCCAACCCCTGGGTGGTGGTTCCCAGGCTTGCCGGCGGTTTTGAATATTCTCAGATTCCCCTTTAATTAGCTTCTTCTTAACTGCTTCTTTATAATTGCTCACTGAGTCCCTAATGATTGTTACCGCATTCCTTGGCCTTGTAGCTTGTTGTTGTGAGAAGAGGTCTTGATTTCTCCACTTCCATATTCTCCAACACGCTACAAAGAATTCATCTATCCAGTTGTGATTTGATGATTTTCCGATCTGATTTGAGAGGTTAAAGTCTAACCATTCAGCCAGATTCATTCCAAAGAAAACTGCAATTGCACTAGGTTGAACCAACTCGACCCAAATTGATGCTGCATATGGACAATCTCTTAGAGCATGTAACCCAGTCTCAAGTATTCGATGACATCTATGACAGTTTGGGTCTGTTCTCATCATGCGGGATTTTCTACTTGCTGTTAGGAGCCTTCCATGTGCTGCTTGCCACATAAACACTCTGATCCTCTCTGGTCCTTTCCACCTCCATATGACTTTCCATATCCTTTTAGTCTCCATGGATGAGTGATTTATTAATATTCTGTAGGCCAAAGCTACTGTGAAATCTCCATTTGCCGTGTGGTTCCATCTTATTCTATCTTCACCTTGACTGTCCTTTGGTGGAGGTATTGATCTAATTTTGTTTAGGACTTCTGTGGGAAGTAGAGCCACGAGATTCTCTAAATCCCATTCGCCTCTGCCATTTGTGTATTCAACTACCTTCCAATTCTTTTGCTCCTCTGGAATGGGTGTGAGAGCTTTGCTGCTGAGGTATCCTTCATTTTGTACCCAAACATCATTCCAGAAGGAGGTAGTAGAGCCATCTCCAATAGCAACTGAGCAGTATTCTTTTAAAGTAGGCCATAATTTTGTAATGTCTTTCCAAAAAGGAGAATCAGTGGGTTTGCTTTGTAAGCAAGGACCCTCCTTATACTTGTGTATAAGCACCTGTGACCACAACGCTTCAGGCTCTTTTATAAATCTCCAAACTGATTTCAACAAAAAAGCATCATTCATAGTTTGGATCTTCCTCATTCCTAAACCTCCTTGTAGCTTCGGTTGGCATAAGGTGTTCCAATTGAGATGATAAATCTTTTTCTGGTCTGGCCCTTCTCCCCAAATAAAGCTTCTCTGCATTCTCTCTAATTCATTGCAAAGACCTTTTGGCAGTTTTGAATGTTGCATTTCAAAATTGGTCATCGGACTAAGAACCGATTTTGTCAAAGTAATCCTGCCCGCCAATGACAAACAATTCATTTTCCAGCCCTTCAACTTACTCTGCATCCTTTCTACAACATTTTTGAATTTGTCCTTGCCTCTCCTGTGATTTGTTAGCATTGCTCCCAAGTATCGACCCAGACATGATTTTTCCTGATAGTTGCATTTTTTACAAATTgcttctttttctccctttttgacATTTGATGAAAACACCACCGATGTTTTTAAAATACTAATCTTTAAGCCTGATGCTTCACAGAAGGTCTTCATGCAATTCATCACAACCTGTATCTGTTCTTCGTTTGCTTCCGCAAACACTAGTAAGTCATCTGCGAAGAGCAAGTGGGAGATCTTCGGTCCTTGTCTTCCGACACTTATAGGTTTCCAAGACTCGCTAGCCACAAGGTCTTCAATCAAGTGAGAGAGCTTATCCATGACAATAACAAAGAGGTAAGGCGAGATGGGGTCTCCTTGTCTGATTCCCCTTGTCGGTCTGAAACTCTCAGTCTTCCCACCATTCCACAGCAAGTTATAGGACACTGAAGAGACACATTCCATGATGAGATTTGTTAATTGAGCTCCCACATCGAAACCGTCTAGACATTCCTTCAAGAAACTCCAGCGAACTCTATCGTAGGCCTTCTCGAAATCAAATTTTATAGCCATGAATCCTCGTCTCCCCTTCATCTTTTTCATAATGTGTGTCATCTCTTTAGCAATCAATATGTTATCATGGATTTTTCTCCCTGGAACATAGCTTGAATGATACGGAGAAATTCTATCCTTCAAGGTCGGTTTGAGCCTTTCTACTATTATCTTCGATACACACTTGTAAGTCACATTGCACAATGAAATGGGACGAAAAAGGGTGATTGAGTCCGGCTGTTTCACTTTCGGGATAAGGGTTATGAGGGTTGCATTGTTGTCTCTTATTGTGTCTGGGTTCAACCACACAGTTTGGATATAATCAAAAACATTTTGCTTAACAATATCCCAGTTTTCTTTGAAGAAGAGGGCTGGATATCCGTCCGGTCCTGGCGCTTTCAGCGAACCAATATTAAAAATTGCATATTTCACTTCATTCTTCTCTGGTTTTTTGTAAATCTGCTCTTTGATGCTAGGTTCCAAAGGTGGATATTGGCTTTGAGTCACAAGGCCACCACCAGTTTCATTCTCTTCCTCATATAAGCATTTGAAGAAATCAATGGCATGTCTTTTCAAATCTTCATCTTTTTCGATCCAATCTCCTTGTTGGTCTTTCAACTTCAAGAtcttattccttcttcttctaatCACTGTTCTAGTGTGGTAGTATCGGGTATTGCGGTCTCCATCCACCACCCAAAGATCTCTAGACTTCTGCATCCATAAAACTTCTTCCTTGTCTAAAATGTCTTCTAATTCTTCATTTAACTTCGCCTCTAGTTTTTCTAAGAATGGATTTTTCCCATAGCTGGAAGCTCTTTGTATGCCTTCAATCCTGTTAATAAGTCTTCTCTTCTGCCTTCCAACATGTCCAAACACATCTTTGTTCCACTTTATCAGATGCCTCGTTGTCCCGTTAAGCGCTGTTGTCAGTGGTTGGTTGCTTTCCCAAGCCTGTTTGATGAATTCCTTATGTCCAGGGTGCATACTCCACATGGCTTCATAGCGAAAAGGCTTTTCTATTCTCGTATTAGCTTGAGGCTTTGTATTGATCAGCAACGGGTGATGATCAGAATTTCTTCTGGCCAACACATCAACTCTGGCTTCCGGGAACATCAAACCCCAGTCAATATTAGAGAGTGCTTGATCGAGTCTTTTGAATACTCTGTCGAGGTTCTCCCACAGGGGACCTCTCCAAGTGAATCTGGCTCCTACTGCCCCCAAATCAATGAGCGAACAACTTTCTATCCAACTCTTAAATCTCTTACAAGCACCCATGTCAACTCTACTACCTCCTTTCTTCTCTGTTGGGTGAGCAATATCATTAAAATCTCCCACTACCAGCCACCCTCCAGTTAAGGTGACACTTATAGTCTTCAACTCTGCCCATAACTCCTTTCTCCTTGATTCTTGGGGGCTAGCATACACAGCCGTTAGAGCCCAAGATTCATTAGAGCCATTTTTCATAGTCATGTGAACAAATTGCATTCTGGATTGGACAACTCTTATGTCCAAATTTGGATCTTTCCACATAATCCAAATACCTCCGCTGTATCCCTGAGCCTCTTCTATATGATAAAAATCAAACCCAAAACTTCTGATAGCCTTTTTTGCATTATCACcactacatctagtctccataaGAATAACTAAATCAGGTTTATACACCTTGGTTAATTCTCTAAGAGTGCGACTAAAGGCCTTGCTAGCCGCTCCTCTACAATTCCACGACATAAAAATCATTTTAGTCTACGACAAGAGGATCTTACCCCAGATTAAACCATGGGCTCCAACATCCCCCCCTCTCCGGGGAGTCCTGCTTCCATATTTGCTCCACAGATATGCTCTCCTTCCAATTGCATTATGTCGTCTTCTCCAGTACATCCTTTTTGGCAACATTCTTCATACTTTCTGGCTGCCTCCATCATAAGCTCTGGTTCTAAGGAGCTAAAATCTGGTGGCTCTGGCTCAGGATTCTCCACGGCCTCCACATCCTCATCCATTGGTAAAGTTTCAGGTATCACTGTTTCTTGGGAGCATATGTTGGGGGCCATGTTGTTCATGGTGCGAGAGGAATCAGAAGGGGATGGGGGTTGTGAGATGACGTTGTTGCTCTGGTTATTGGGAACAAGGGGTAGTCTGTTTGTGTTGGTAGTAGTGGGATTCATAGAGTTGGGTTCACAGCTTGGGTTAACAGTTGGGGAAACATTAGAGGACTCAGTTGATATTCCTTTATTCTTATCCTTATCGGTCTTTTGTGGCTTACTAGAAGATGGGCCAGATGTGATCTCTTGTTGGAAAGCTAGAGTTGGGGCTTTAGTGTGATTATCCAAATTGGGCCTTGGGTTGGGCTGTTTGTTTTTCGGGTTAGCTGTCTCTAATGGGGACTGGATAATTGTCTTATTAGGCATGGGGTTCCTCTTACTGTGATGATTGGCAGCTATTCTCTCATCATTTGAATTCTCCTTTTCTATCATTTGCAAAGCATCAAACCTCGTACTCCCACTAACCTGTACGTTCTGATTGTCTCTCGCTCCATTTCCTCCACTACTTGCTGCCTCTGCATTCCTGTCAGTTTTCTTTCCACGCGTTGTCCTCTGAACGACCATCCACGGGCCGTAGGATTCATCCTCATTTCTTTCTGAGACTTTTTTGCCCTCATTCACACAATTATTTCCAATTTTACCCCCTTCCCCCTTGTCACTTCGGCTACCCTGATTTTTCTCAGTTCCACCATTATTGCTTTCTGGGGCTTTCTGGGTTTGGACTTTCTTGGGACAGTTGGTCTTCTCATGCCCTACCATTCCACAAGAAAAGCAAATATTATGTATGCCTTCATATTCCACTACATACTTCACCCCATTAATGGCATAATGTGAAACCAGGGGGGCTGTGAGATCTAATTCCACACACAGCCTGGCAAATTTTCCTCTGCATATATCAGCAGTGTTAGAATCTACTTTTATAGTTCTTCCTATAATGTTACCAATTCTCTCTAGCATACTCGTCTCGTAATATTCAATCGCTAATCCTGGAAGTCTCACCCATGCTGCTGTGTATTCAATAGATGCTTCCATTGGATTGAAATTTGGCTTCCAAAAACTAATCGTGAGATAGTGATCAAAGATTCTCCATGGGCCTCCTGTTAGCGCAAAATCGAGATCTTCTTGGGAGTAAAACTTCACAATGAAAAAGTCATTTCCAAGATCAATAACTTCTATACTGCCTTGTTTTCCCCACATGGCCTCCAGTCGCCTGGTTAACACTGCCAAAGAGATTTTTCGACCCAACAACTTCACTATCAGTGTATCCCACCATGGGTGTCTTAACTGTTTCAAGGCCGCTTCATTGATCACTACATTGCAGATTCCATCAGTTTTCTCTACTCTTATCTCAGGAGTGTCTTTCTCAACGTTCTTAGAACTCTGGCCTTGTGTCTTGCTTCTTTCAGAGTGCTCCTTTTCTGAATTCATTTCCACATCATCAGATTCTTGGGTTTGGTCCTCTGCTTCCATTGCTGCCGATGGCCTTCTACCTCCTTTGACTGCATCAACAAACAAGCGCTGAGGACGGTTGGTTGCTGGTGCTCCCTCCTGCTCTCCCACCATCCAATCTTCCTCCCTGGGAACCAACAGCTCTTCCCCTATGAACTCACATCCGTCACTCTCTGTTCTGACTTTCTTAACGTTCGGTTGCACTTGATCATTTTCTTTCCGAGTGAATTTTCTAGGTTCATGGGACCGTGAGTGTCCTCCACGGACAAAGCCGCCCCTCATGACGGTGGCTGAGATCAGGTGTTTCAcaaagaaaggagagaaaagtTACATTGTGTatctatatttttcttaaaaaaaaaaaaagcaaacgaACACATCTATAGTTCGTAAGTAATACCTTTTTGTCTTTTTGATATATTCAGGCTTAACGggtcatgacaaaaaaaaaggcTTAACGGGTCTTACTCAAAGAAATGAAACGGAGGCCCAACCCGAAATTAACCGGTGCACCCGTAAACCGGGATTTGCCCCATATTCGCCCCTTTCTGTACTGAAACCCTGGATGGCTGGGTTCTCTCTGCCTCTGGTCCTCTCTTCTGCTCTCGCCGAGTTGCCGGAGTTCCTCGTCGTCGCTGTTCTCGAGTGTCGCCTTCGTCGAgattcttctctctttctctctgtctCCACGGCGTCATCGCCGGCACGCCGCTGTCTTGGTGCTTCCGTTGCGTCAGTTCAGGTAGGCATCCTCAATTCGCCGCTGTGCTATTCTGTTATGAGTCCAGAATGATTGAATCCCTGATTCTGCTATGCGATTTCTTCTCATATACATGTGATATATTGAATTATTGAATTGATTTTTGTTGTTAgtgaagaaggaaaggaagaaaggCAGCGATGGCCATGGAGGTTGACCCTAATCTTGAGTTAACATCCTTCTCCTTCTGGAAACCCCTTCGTCGTAGGTTCAACCCTGACTCTCCTTTCTTCGCTTCTGGCAACCTCCAACGTGAACTGCTAGCCAAACAggttctctctctcatctcccttATTTTTCATTTTCGGAAATTTGAACTTATAAGTTTAAAAACGCACAATTTATTTGCCAGATGATCTCAATATAATTTTCTCTAAACAATAACATAACAACGTACTAGGAAGAGGGACAACAATGCtaaggggccagcaatttttgtattttgtaaccatcaattggtcatcaatagtgtttttaatggcaGATTACATCCAATGGTGAGaaatcactcacttttcttttgatggttaaatgCTGGCTAGAAAATATAAAAGTTGCTGgctccctagacttttccttctaTTAATTCTCTTAATGGGAGAGGAAGTGAAGAGACTTAATCTAAACCCATGTCAATTTATGAACTTCACTTATCAAACCATGAATCTTCAAATCCTTTATATATGGATTGGCGATCAAGTCAAATGGTGGTGCATCACTTGATTCGGTTTTCTTGACTTTCAAACATGAGCTGTTATTTGATAGGGTTAATCCAACTTCTTTGACGTGTCACATGCTTGCCGGTTAATCATGTGTATGTAGTAACATTGGAACTTCTATAATCTTCCAGCACCTTGCTCTCATCAATGGTGGTGACTTTCAAGTGGGAATCGAACTTGCACTTCACTTGGACAATTAGATATGAGTTGTAATTGTAGTAGCTACATGTAAGGCAGTGATGAGCTTGCATCAagctttctttaattgctaaCAGAATTTCATTGCCCAATGTTATCTGCTTCCATTTCATCAGCATTTTTGTGTTCGCCATTGACAATGATCATATAAGATTATGAGGGATACGAAAGAAGAAATAGTTATTATTCTAAAATAACaattttggaatttatttaaCAGTGCTCTAGGTTTTTTGTCCATATGATTTATGATTGTGAACTTGAGTTCCAAGTTTTGAACTGTAATTCTTATttccttttccttctttctttctttctttctttctttctttctttctttctttctttctttctttcgttTTTCGTCTTTAATTTAAAAGGTTGCGTTGGAATTAACGGAAGAGAATGAACAACTTGAGGATTGCATCCAAGATGGAAGGTATTGATCCTTTAAGTGCTTATACTTGTTTTTCCTTCCCTATGTTTCACAATATGTGGCATCATGTACCAATTTTAATTAAAGCATCCAtttgctaaaaaataaaaataaaaggtagtgaaaaaaaaaaagaaaaaaaagaaagaagaacaatgTGCATGACATATGTGATTAGAAGCAGCTGAAACTAGTCATTTTTTTGAGCAGCGAGTGATGTATTTTGTGTTCTTTGTGGTTCTTTACTTGCTTCTCAGTGTTAAATATTTTTCCTTGCCTTTTAATTCTACCTTTTTTCTCCTCctgtttttatttgtattaaactCAATACGTTACTTTTATTGAAGAACATGCATTTTGCAATAAGATCGTGGTTAACTGtcatttattgaatattttattgAAGCTGTCATTTTTGTGTAGGGAAGTTTTTTGCCCAATTGTTGGTTGTGGAACACGCCTGACTTCAATCGAGGATTTTGAAAATCACTATAATGCAAGGCATACTGCATCCTGTTCAGTTTGCTCCAGAGTCTACCCAACTTCTCGTCTGCTCagcatacacttatctgaagttCATGATTCTTTCTTCCAGGCGAAACTTGCACGCGGCTATGATGTGGTATAGGCATCTGTCACTCATTATGGTAGCATGAAATGATTCCTTGCAGTTTGCAACTATCTGACACTATGATTCTCTGTTTATCAACTGACTAATTATTACAATTATGTTCGCTTCAtcatcatgagatattcattttgtTTATGTTTCTTTTAACAATGACATGTAACTTCTTTAAGAAAGCATCGCATTGCACCTTGTTGTTCTTACATAAATTTATAAACT
This window contains:
- the LOC112755083 gene encoding uncharacterized protein produces the protein MAMEVDPNLELTSFSFWKPLRRRFNPDSPFFASGNLQRELLAKQVALELTEENEQLEDCIQDGREVFCPIVGCGTRLTSIEDFENHYNARHTASCSVCSRVYPTSRLLSIHLSEVHDSFFQAKLARGYDVYECLVEGCGLKFKTYSSRQQHLVDKHKFPTSFDFFKKSRPSKKQRLKSQRKQSVQKEDASETMEVENAAIDDLTSAVSRMSTSDSTPSSISFGRRNKGLTFAPRVVQQKTQQRDN